The genomic interval AATTTCATTTTTCGTACATATTTCCTCACTTCTTTTCGCAATTGTGGATTAATGAGGAAGCGTTTAACCTTATCTGTTTTTTGTTCGACAATGACAATATGGGTACCATCCAATAAATCTTTAACACGCAATTGCAACAAGTCCCCAATTCGAAGTCCGATATTAATGCCAATCGTAAACATCATATAATCTCGATAGCTACAATATTTGAGCAATGCTTTTTTCATGCTTTCTATTTGATCTAGCCGGCGAATCGGCTGGACATTTTTTATTTTTTTTGAAGTTGTGTGCATCGTATAACTACGCCCCCTTCTCCCTTCTTTTATTGTAATGTATGTATGAAAAAAACGCTAAGTTTTTTAAAAAATGAAATCGCTGAAACCATTGATTTAATAGGATTTTGAATGTATCAATACAGGTCCTTTGTTACATTCGGAATATTATGAAAATAAATCTCGTGAAATAGCAAAAAATCAAAAATCTCCTTAAACCTCATTTAAATGGGCAAATTCGCATTTTAAGATATTCGGGATAAATGACTAGCAAATCAAAAAACAACAGCCTTAAAACGAAATTATGGAGGTCATTTTTCTTCAGGATTTTATATAACCGCTTTTCAGTTTACCAAAAAAAACCTGAAAGAAGATTAGAATCTTCTTTCAGGTTTTTCATTAAGCTGCTTTTTTATTATCTTCTTGTTTACTGATAAAATATTTTAACAATGGTGGTGTTACAAGAGTCGTCACAATTACGACGATAATAATAGTCGTGAAATATTCAGGAGCTAGTAAATTTTCACTTAATCCGAGCGTTGCCAAAATAAGAGCAACTTCTCCTCGTGAAATCATTCCCGCTCCAATGGTAATAGAAGAGCGAGTATTGAACCCTGTAA from Peribacillus asahii carries:
- a CDS encoding site-specific integrase; translated protein: MHTTSKKIKNVQPIRRLDQIESMKKALLKYCSYRDYMMFTIGINIGLRIGDLLQLRVKDLLDGTHIVIVEQKTDKVKRFLINPQLRKEVRKYVRKMKLKSDDYLFPSRKGAGPITRVQAYRVLNKAAEMADVPDVGTHTLRKTFGYLHYQKFKDLALLQQILNHSNQKDTMIYIGLTQDLMDETLMDFYY